One stretch of Mobula birostris isolate sMobBir1 chromosome 5, sMobBir1.hap1, whole genome shotgun sequence DNA includes these proteins:
- the LOC140198343 gene encoding zinc-binding protein A33-like, which translates to MASKEQVKNLTEDVICPICLDFFTDPVTLECGDNFCRSCTIRCWEREQRNSCPKCREMFSDRTLRVNRALANLAEKFRNLNPDLKGEESKLQCGAHEEELKLFCETDKTLICAAAQEHREHRFMTIKEAVKIYKDQLKSSLDSLTKKKSDFQEKEQQQKDKISGVREQSHSIETHITSQFAELRQIIIEKEQSVLRDLRKEEARILNGMEKYLREFQKNIRIIQEEILKIKEQMD; encoded by the exons ATGGCTTCGAAAGAACAGGTTAAGAATTTAACCGAGGACGTAATTTGTCCCATCTGTCTGGATTTCTTCACCGATCCGGTTACACTGGAGTGTGGAGACAACTTTTGTCGCTCTTGCACCATACGGTGTTGGGAAAGGGAGCAGAGAAACTCGTGCCCGAAATGTAGAGAGATGTTTTCTGACCGCACCCTCAGAGTCAATCGGGCCTTAGCAAATCTTGCTGAAAAATTTCGAAATCTAAACCCGGATCTGAAAGGGGAGGAAAGTAAACTTCAGTGCGGGGCACATGAGGAAGAACTGAAGCTATTTTGTGAAACGGACAAGACACTGATCTGTGCAGCTGCGCAGGAACACAGAGAGCACCGCTTCatgacgattaaagaagctgTTAAAATTTACAAG GACCAGCTGAAATCTTCCTTAGATTCTCTCACAAAAAAGAAATCAGACTTCCaggaaaaggaacaacaacagaAAGATAAGATTTCCGGAGTTCGG GAACAGTCACACAGCATTGAGAcccacatcacatcccagtttgcTGAACTGCGCCAGATTATCATTGAGAAAGAGCAGAGCGTGCTCAGAGATCTCAGGAAGGAAGAGGCGAGGATTCTAAATGGAATGGAGAAATATCTTCGAGAGTTTCAAAAGAATATAAGGATTATTCAGGAGGAAATCTTAAAGATAAAAGAACAGATGGATTAA